The Streptomyces sp. B3I8 nucleotide sequence GCTGGTTCGGCCCCGAGGTCGAGGCACGGGTCCGCCCCCGCCTCGGCGACGTCATCGCCGCCGCACACGACGACGTCCTGCTCATCGCCTCGGAACGGGAACCGAAGGAGTCGGCGATGGCCGGCAACCACGGTTCGATGACCCCGGCCGAACAGTGGGTCCCCCTGCTCGAAGTACGCTCCTGACCCAGTGGCACGCCCGCCGCGCCTGCCACCGCATCCCCCCTCGCACCTCCCATCGAAAGGCGCCCGTTCCCCCATGCCCGAGCTGGTGTTCTTCTCCGGAACGATGGACTGCGGGAAATCGACGCTGGCCCTCCAGATCGAGCACAACCGTTCGGCGCGCGGACTGCAGGGCGTGATCTTCACGCGGGACGACCGCGCGGGCGAGGGCAAACTGTCCTCGCGCCTCGGGCTGGTCACCGACGCGGTCGAGGTCGAGGACGGCCGGGACCTGTACGCGTACCTCGTCGAACACCTCTCCCAGGGCGGCCGCGCCGACTACGTCATCGCCGACGAGGCCCAGTTCCTCGCCCCCGAACAGATCGACCAGCTCGCCCGCGTGGTCGACGACCTCGACATCGACGTCTACGCCTTCGGCATCACCAC carries:
- a CDS encoding thymidine kinase, which translates into the protein MPELVFFSGTMDCGKSTLALQIEHNRSARGLQGVIFTRDDRAGEGKLSSRLGLVTDAVEVEDGRDLYAYLVEHLSQGGRADYVIADEAQFLAPEQIDQLARVVDDLDIDVYAFGITTDFRSKLFPGSQRLVELADRVEVLQVEALCWCGARATHNARTVGGVMVVEGAQVVVGDVAQSPDEIGYEVLCRRHHRRRMTAASSRAGVLSPDVLPVSPA